One Anolis carolinensis isolate JA03-04 chromosome 5, rAnoCar3.1.pri, whole genome shotgun sequence DNA segment encodes these proteins:
- the spata18 gene encoding mitochondria-eating protein isoform X3, with amino-acid sequence MAESLRRMISNETCRVLQEKLERWYQDYHINSCDQNLTRCCEIMELNSMIQGQLFTILNQTCQQGGQYAGMEVIKSRLLPWLGSCLCSYSPGRPLEANSSRLQDSLEKDRTLRELSTSQSHEIKQLEKELNATRLQLNLVKQDLADTQLALEDTKAKSATTILAAEDEIVQLKADLKASRTKEECALINLERLNEYEKQVLTLKDEIAVLAAQKSVLQSKLARSRSPSPISARSRSPSPPPMKSFSSGRARLSNASRHAHLVERFSDIYTQERLDAQTLLRSYIDDLEIVQRIIYIAAVESFQVAKRAFRQFKMRVRKTLSLSYSGSESLEDMVMDYIIRQEDLYDVQSSVNDVICAMNTNPQISFPPEVDFIMISSLIRELCRVAFSMQTLDPPLDVSFGTDGELFSEYKYRRSYDSEFTAPLVAYHVWPALMEEDSVIVKGEVVTRRGALWSHRSRSRSRCRSRSLSPLSRSAGYTRHLRSRNRSPSPLRSGSPRI; translated from the exons ATGGCGGAGAGCCTCCGGAGGATGATCAGCAACGAGACGTGCAGGGTCTTGCAGGAGAAGCTGGAGCGCTGGTATCAGGATTATCAT ATTAACTCATGTGATCAGAATCTGACCCGATGCTGTGAAATTATGGAACTGAACTCCATGATCCAGGGACAACTTTTCACAATCCTCAATCAAACATGTCAACAAG GTGGGCAGTACGCAGGCATGGAAGTTATTAAATCTCGGCTCCTGCCATGGCTAGGGTCTTGTCTTTGTAGCTATTCTCCTGGAAGGCCTCTTGAAGCAAACTCTTCGCGCTTGCAG GATTCACTGGAGAAAGACAGGACACTGAGGGAACTGTCCACTTCTCAGAGCCATGAAATAAAACAGCTGGAGAAAGAACTGAACGCCACTCGTTTGCAACTCAATCTCGTAAAACAAGA TCTTGCAGATACCCAATTGGCTCTTGAGGACACAAAGGCCAAGTCAGCCACCACCATTTTGGCAGCCGAGGATGAAATTGTTCAGCTAAAAGCAGA TCTAAAGGCTTCTCGAACAAAAGAAGAGTGTGCTCTGATCAACCTGGAGCGACTGAATGAGTATGAGAAGCAGGTACTAACTCTGAAGGATGAGATTGCTGTCCTCGCTGCTCAGAAATCGGTTCTGCAAAGCAA ACTTGCACGGAGTCGGTCACCTTCCCCAATATCTGCCCGAAGTAGATCTCCCAGCCCACCTCCAATGAAGAGCTTCTCATCTGGCCGTGCAAGACTCTCAAATGCTTCCCGTCACGCTCACCTTGTGGAACGCTTCAGTGATATTTATACTCAGGAACGCTTGGATGCTCAAACTCTCTTGAGGAGTTACATTGACGATCTGGAGATTGTGCAAAGAATCATCTACATCGCAGCTGTG gAATCTTTCCAGGTTGCAAAGAGGGCATTCAGACAGTTCAAAATGCGTGTTAGAAAGACTCTGTCCCTGAGTTACTCCGGTTCTGAATCACTCGAAGACATGGTGATGGATTATATCATTCGCCAGGAGGATCTCTATGATGTTCAGTCCAGTGTCAAT GATGTCATCTGTGCAATGAACACCAATCCTCAGATTTCCTTCCCCCCAGAAGTTGATTTTATCATGATCAGTAGTTTAATACGGGAGTTGTGCCGGGTAGCCTTTTCCATGCAGACTTTGGATCCTCCGCTCGATGTTTCATTTGGTACAGATGGAGAACTTTTTAGCGAATACAA ATACCGCCGCAGCTATGACTCTGAATTCACAGCTCCGCTGGTGGCCTACCATGTGTGGCCTGCTCTCATGGAAGAAGATTCTGTCATCGTGAAGGGAGAGGTAGTCACAAGAAGAGGTGCTCTA tggTCTCACAGAAGtagaagcagaagcagatgccGCAGTCGCAGCCTGAGCCCTCTGTCTCGCAGTGCTGGCTACACCCGACACTTG CGATCTCGAAACCGCAGCCCTTCCCCGTTAAGGAGCGGAAGCCCAA GAATTTAG
- the spata18 gene encoding mitochondria-eating protein isoform X4: protein MAESLRRMISNETCRVLQEKLERWYQDYHINSCDQNLTRCCEIMELNSMIQGQLFTILNQTCQQGGQYAGMEVIKSRLLPWLGSCLCSYSPGRPLEANSSRLQDSLEKDRTLRELSTSQSHEIKQLEKELNATRLQLNLVKQDLADTQLALEDTKAKSATTILAAEDEIVQLKADLKASRTKEECALINLERLNEYEKQVLTLKDEIAVLAAQKSVLQSKLARSRSPSPISARSRSPSPPPMKSFSSGRARLSNASRHAHLVERFSDIYTQERLDAQTLLRSYIDDLEIVQRIIYIAAVESFQVAKRAFRQFKMRVRKTLSLSYSGSESLEDMVMDYIIRQEDLYDVQSSVNDVICAMNTNPQISFPPEVDFIMISSLIRELCRVAFSMQTLDPPLDVSFGTDGELFSEYKYRRSYDSEFTAPLVAYHVWPALMEEDSVIVKGEVVTRRGALWSHRSRSRSRCRSRSLSPLSRSAGYTRHLRSRNRSPSPLRSGSPS from the exons ATGGCGGAGAGCCTCCGGAGGATGATCAGCAACGAGACGTGCAGGGTCTTGCAGGAGAAGCTGGAGCGCTGGTATCAGGATTATCAT ATTAACTCATGTGATCAGAATCTGACCCGATGCTGTGAAATTATGGAACTGAACTCCATGATCCAGGGACAACTTTTCACAATCCTCAATCAAACATGTCAACAAG GTGGGCAGTACGCAGGCATGGAAGTTATTAAATCTCGGCTCCTGCCATGGCTAGGGTCTTGTCTTTGTAGCTATTCTCCTGGAAGGCCTCTTGAAGCAAACTCTTCGCGCTTGCAG GATTCACTGGAGAAAGACAGGACACTGAGGGAACTGTCCACTTCTCAGAGCCATGAAATAAAACAGCTGGAGAAAGAACTGAACGCCACTCGTTTGCAACTCAATCTCGTAAAACAAGA TCTTGCAGATACCCAATTGGCTCTTGAGGACACAAAGGCCAAGTCAGCCACCACCATTTTGGCAGCCGAGGATGAAATTGTTCAGCTAAAAGCAGA TCTAAAGGCTTCTCGAACAAAAGAAGAGTGTGCTCTGATCAACCTGGAGCGACTGAATGAGTATGAGAAGCAGGTACTAACTCTGAAGGATGAGATTGCTGTCCTCGCTGCTCAGAAATCGGTTCTGCAAAGCAA ACTTGCACGGAGTCGGTCACCTTCCCCAATATCTGCCCGAAGTAGATCTCCCAGCCCACCTCCAATGAAGAGCTTCTCATCTGGCCGTGCAAGACTCTCAAATGCTTCCCGTCACGCTCACCTTGTGGAACGCTTCAGTGATATTTATACTCAGGAACGCTTGGATGCTCAAACTCTCTTGAGGAGTTACATTGACGATCTGGAGATTGTGCAAAGAATCATCTACATCGCAGCTGTG gAATCTTTCCAGGTTGCAAAGAGGGCATTCAGACAGTTCAAAATGCGTGTTAGAAAGACTCTGTCCCTGAGTTACTCCGGTTCTGAATCACTCGAAGACATGGTGATGGATTATATCATTCGCCAGGAGGATCTCTATGATGTTCAGTCCAGTGTCAAT GATGTCATCTGTGCAATGAACACCAATCCTCAGATTTCCTTCCCCCCAGAAGTTGATTTTATCATGATCAGTAGTTTAATACGGGAGTTGTGCCGGGTAGCCTTTTCCATGCAGACTTTGGATCCTCCGCTCGATGTTTCATTTGGTACAGATGGAGAACTTTTTAGCGAATACAA ATACCGCCGCAGCTATGACTCTGAATTCACAGCTCCGCTGGTGGCCTACCATGTGTGGCCTGCTCTCATGGAAGAAGATTCTGTCATCGTGAAGGGAGAGGTAGTCACAAGAAGAGGTGCTCTA tggTCTCACAGAAGtagaagcagaagcagatgccGCAGTCGCAGCCTGAGCCCTCTGTCTCGCAGTGCTGGCTACACCCGACACTTG CGATCTCGAAACCGCAGCCCTTCCCCGTTAAGGAGCGGAAGCCCAA GTTGA
- the spata18 gene encoding mitochondria-eating protein isoform X2: MPSRVARQPSPGRPRLPEPPSPRSATGGHGGEPPEDDQQRDVQGLAGEAGALVSGLSCGQYAGMEVIKSRLLPWLGSCLCSYSPGRPLEANSSRLQDSLEKDRTLRELSTSQSHEIKQLEKELNATRLQLNLVKQDLADTQLALEDTKAKSATTILAAEDEIVQLKADLKASRTKEECALINLERLNEYEKQVLTLKDEIAVLAAQKSVLQSKLARSRSPSPISARSRSPSPPPMKSFSSGRARLSNASRHAHLVERFSDIYTQERLDAQTLLRSYIDDLEIVQRIIYIAAVESFQVAKRAFRQFKMRVRKTLSLSYSGSESLEDMVMDYIIRQEDLYDVQSSVNDVICAMNTNPQISFPPEVDFIMISSLIRELCRVAFSMQTLDPPLDVSFGTDGELFSEYKYRRSYDSEFTAPLVAYHVWPALMEEDSVIVKGEVVTRRGALWSHRSRSRSRCRSRSLSPLSRSAGYTRHLRSRNRSPSPLRSGSPSKWAYSELRRSWL, encoded by the exons ATGCCCTCGCGGGTGGCCCGGCAGCCCAGCCCAGGTCGCCCCCGTCTTCCCGAGCCCCCTTCCCCCCGCAGCGCCACCGGGGGCCATGGCGGAGAGCCTCCGGAGGATGATCAGCAACGAGACGTGCAGGGTCTTGCAGGAGAAGCTGGAGCGCTGGTATCAGGATTATCAT GTGGGCAGTACGCAGGCATGGAAGTTATTAAATCTCGGCTCCTGCCATGGCTAGGGTCTTGTCTTTGTAGCTATTCTCCTGGAAGGCCTCTTGAAGCAAACTCTTCGCGCTTGCAG GATTCACTGGAGAAAGACAGGACACTGAGGGAACTGTCCACTTCTCAGAGCCATGAAATAAAACAGCTGGAGAAAGAACTGAACGCCACTCGTTTGCAACTCAATCTCGTAAAACAAGA TCTTGCAGATACCCAATTGGCTCTTGAGGACACAAAGGCCAAGTCAGCCACCACCATTTTGGCAGCCGAGGATGAAATTGTTCAGCTAAAAGCAGA TCTAAAGGCTTCTCGAACAAAAGAAGAGTGTGCTCTGATCAACCTGGAGCGACTGAATGAGTATGAGAAGCAGGTACTAACTCTGAAGGATGAGATTGCTGTCCTCGCTGCTCAGAAATCGGTTCTGCAAAGCAA ACTTGCACGGAGTCGGTCACCTTCCCCAATATCTGCCCGAAGTAGATCTCCCAGCCCACCTCCAATGAAGAGCTTCTCATCTGGCCGTGCAAGACTCTCAAATGCTTCCCGTCACGCTCACCTTGTGGAACGCTTCAGTGATATTTATACTCAGGAACGCTTGGATGCTCAAACTCTCTTGAGGAGTTACATTGACGATCTGGAGATTGTGCAAAGAATCATCTACATCGCAGCTGTG gAATCTTTCCAGGTTGCAAAGAGGGCATTCAGACAGTTCAAAATGCGTGTTAGAAAGACTCTGTCCCTGAGTTACTCCGGTTCTGAATCACTCGAAGACATGGTGATGGATTATATCATTCGCCAGGAGGATCTCTATGATGTTCAGTCCAGTGTCAAT GATGTCATCTGTGCAATGAACACCAATCCTCAGATTTCCTTCCCCCCAGAAGTTGATTTTATCATGATCAGTAGTTTAATACGGGAGTTGTGCCGGGTAGCCTTTTCCATGCAGACTTTGGATCCTCCGCTCGATGTTTCATTTGGTACAGATGGAGAACTTTTTAGCGAATACAA ATACCGCCGCAGCTATGACTCTGAATTCACAGCTCCGCTGGTGGCCTACCATGTGTGGCCTGCTCTCATGGAAGAAGATTCTGTCATCGTGAAGGGAGAGGTAGTCACAAGAAGAGGTGCTCTA tggTCTCACAGAAGtagaagcagaagcagatgccGCAGTCGCAGCCTGAGCCCTCTGTCTCGCAGTGCTGGCTACACCCGACACTTG CGATCTCGAAACCGCAGCCCTTCCCCGTTAAGGAGCGGAAGCCCAAGTAAGTGGGCCTATTCAGAACTTAGACGATCATGGCTTTAA
- the spata18 gene encoding mitochondria-eating protein isoform X1 gives MAESLRRMISNETCRVLQEKLERWYQDYHINSCDQNLTRCCEIMELNSMIQGQLFTILNQTCQQGGQYAGMEVIKSRLLPWLGSCLCSYSPGRPLEANSSRLQDSLEKDRTLRELSTSQSHEIKQLEKELNATRLQLNLVKQDLADTQLALEDTKAKSATTILAAEDEIVQLKADLKASRTKEECALINLERLNEYEKQVLTLKDEIAVLAAQKSVLQSKLARSRSPSPISARSRSPSPPPMKSFSSGRARLSNASRHAHLVERFSDIYTQERLDAQTLLRSYIDDLEIVQRIIYIAAVESFQVAKRAFRQFKMRVRKTLSLSYSGSESLEDMVMDYIIRQEDLYDVQSSVNDVICAMNTNPQISFPPEVDFIMISSLIRELCRVAFSMQTLDPPLDVSFGTDGELFSEYKYRRSYDSEFTAPLVAYHVWPALMEEDSVIVKGEVVTRRGALWSHRSRSRSRCRSRSLSPLSRSAGYTRHLRSRNRSPSPLRSGSPSKWAYSELRRSWL, from the exons ATGGCGGAGAGCCTCCGGAGGATGATCAGCAACGAGACGTGCAGGGTCTTGCAGGAGAAGCTGGAGCGCTGGTATCAGGATTATCAT ATTAACTCATGTGATCAGAATCTGACCCGATGCTGTGAAATTATGGAACTGAACTCCATGATCCAGGGACAACTTTTCACAATCCTCAATCAAACATGTCAACAAG GTGGGCAGTACGCAGGCATGGAAGTTATTAAATCTCGGCTCCTGCCATGGCTAGGGTCTTGTCTTTGTAGCTATTCTCCTGGAAGGCCTCTTGAAGCAAACTCTTCGCGCTTGCAG GATTCACTGGAGAAAGACAGGACACTGAGGGAACTGTCCACTTCTCAGAGCCATGAAATAAAACAGCTGGAGAAAGAACTGAACGCCACTCGTTTGCAACTCAATCTCGTAAAACAAGA TCTTGCAGATACCCAATTGGCTCTTGAGGACACAAAGGCCAAGTCAGCCACCACCATTTTGGCAGCCGAGGATGAAATTGTTCAGCTAAAAGCAGA TCTAAAGGCTTCTCGAACAAAAGAAGAGTGTGCTCTGATCAACCTGGAGCGACTGAATGAGTATGAGAAGCAGGTACTAACTCTGAAGGATGAGATTGCTGTCCTCGCTGCTCAGAAATCGGTTCTGCAAAGCAA ACTTGCACGGAGTCGGTCACCTTCCCCAATATCTGCCCGAAGTAGATCTCCCAGCCCACCTCCAATGAAGAGCTTCTCATCTGGCCGTGCAAGACTCTCAAATGCTTCCCGTCACGCTCACCTTGTGGAACGCTTCAGTGATATTTATACTCAGGAACGCTTGGATGCTCAAACTCTCTTGAGGAGTTACATTGACGATCTGGAGATTGTGCAAAGAATCATCTACATCGCAGCTGTG gAATCTTTCCAGGTTGCAAAGAGGGCATTCAGACAGTTCAAAATGCGTGTTAGAAAGACTCTGTCCCTGAGTTACTCCGGTTCTGAATCACTCGAAGACATGGTGATGGATTATATCATTCGCCAGGAGGATCTCTATGATGTTCAGTCCAGTGTCAAT GATGTCATCTGTGCAATGAACACCAATCCTCAGATTTCCTTCCCCCCAGAAGTTGATTTTATCATGATCAGTAGTTTAATACGGGAGTTGTGCCGGGTAGCCTTTTCCATGCAGACTTTGGATCCTCCGCTCGATGTTTCATTTGGTACAGATGGAGAACTTTTTAGCGAATACAA ATACCGCCGCAGCTATGACTCTGAATTCACAGCTCCGCTGGTGGCCTACCATGTGTGGCCTGCTCTCATGGAAGAAGATTCTGTCATCGTGAAGGGAGAGGTAGTCACAAGAAGAGGTGCTCTA tggTCTCACAGAAGtagaagcagaagcagatgccGCAGTCGCAGCCTGAGCCCTCTGTCTCGCAGTGCTGGCTACACCCGACACTTG CGATCTCGAAACCGCAGCCCTTCCCCGTTAAGGAGCGGAAGCCCAAGTAAGTGGGCCTATTCAGAACTTAGACGATCATGGCTTTAA